The Candidatus Nanosynbacter featherlites DNA window CCAGCTTCTGAGATAATTCTCGTGCCAGCGTTGTTTTACCAGTTGTTGGCATACCGCCAATCAAAATTATCATTCTCGCCATTACACCCATTATATCATTCGACAATGTTCACCTTCCCCAGGTTCAATTTTGTCTGCCTCTTCATCCACCACATGGCGCCAATCATCATCACATACATCACACCGCATTGCCACCAGGTGATATTCACCTCCATCTGCGCCCATTCCAGGCTCGCCAGCCAGTTGGCCGCCTGAATCATATAGCTCAGCAGCCAGGTTGTCGGCAGGGCAATGGCCGCGCCAATCATCGGTACTACGGCTAGTACGCCCGATGCAAACGTCAGCAACATCGCCAGCGGCACGAACGGCAAAATCAGCATATTAGCGATCAGCGCTACATTACTAACCACGCCGAAGCTCATCATCAACAGCGGCAGTGTCGCAAGCTGCGCCGACAGCGTCTCAACCAGAATTTGCCGAAACGTTCCAGGTTCTTTATCACCAAAGAAATACTTGTGCAGCAGCGGCGCCAGGATGATCACGCCCGTAAACGACGCGAAGCTCAGTTGCCAACCCAAATCACCCCAGCCAAATTGTGGATTGACCATCAGCGTAATCGCCGCCGAGACTGGCAGCAGCACCAGCGGATGAATCGTCCGGCCATAATACCAGGCTGCCAAACTCAGGCCCGCCACCAGCCCAGCCCGCGACATGCTCGGGCTCAAGCCCGTCACCGCCATGAAACCAAGGATCATCGTTGCCGCACTGAGCATTGCCAAATATTTTGACCGTTTGGCAAATAACCGCCGTGCCAGTCGCACTAAAATCGTCAAATTATAACCGCTAGCCACCACGATGTGCGTCAGTCCAGCAATCTTCAAATTATCGCTCAGTTCCGTCGGCATGGCTCGCCGTAGCCCCAACAAAAATCCCAAACCCAACGCCGACTCAGACTCTGGAATATGCTTGCGCACTCGCTCGGCAAACCAGTCGCGCACTCCGACCGCCACGTCGCCAGGAACTGGACGCTCAACGCTGCCAATTTTCGCCCGATACATACTCGCCGAAAAAGCCCCAAATCCCGCCGTCAATTTTCCCTGTATCTGGACGATGTCACTGCGTTTAATGGAACGCTTGTCAGCCGTCACCACCCATAGTTGTCCTGCCAATCTCTCGCCATTGATCCGTAAATCACTCAGTCGCAATACCGTTTTCCCTTTCTTGTCGATGTCAGGATCTTCCAAAACACGGCCCTGAATAACGGCGGTTTTGCCAATCAGCGAATCGTACGCCTCCAAGCCGGTTCGACCCAGCTCACCGCGCCACAAGCCCACCAAGCCACCAGCGATAAGTGCCACAATCATCAACGCCCGCCATCGCCAGACCATCACCACAGCCATTAATCCTAACCCGAGCACCAAAGTCCG harbors:
- a CDS encoding ComEC/Rec2 family competence protein, translating into MTIRNLTRELHISWLVAAWCLGLTVGVIAIHHVPRSTVFDWRTLVLGLGLMAVVMVWRWRALMIVALIAGGLVGLWRGELGRTGLEAYDSLIGKTAVIQGRVLEDPDIDKKGKTVLRLSDLRINGERLAGQLWVVTADKRSIKRSDIVQIQGKLTAGFGAFSASMYRAKIGSVERPVPGDVAVGVRDWFAERVRKHIPESESALGLGFLLGLRRAMPTELSDNLKIAGLTHIVVASGYNLTILVRLARRLFAKRSKYLAMLSAATMILGFMAVTGLSPSMSRAGLVAGLSLAAWYYGRTIHPLVLLPVSAAITLMVNPQFGWGDLGWQLSFASFTGVIILAPLLHKYFFGDKEPGTFRQILVETLSAQLATLPLLMMSFGVVSNVALIANMLILPFVPLAMLLTFASGVLAVVPMIGAAIALPTTWLLSYMIQAANWLASLEWAQMEVNITWWQCGVMYVMMIGAMWWMKRQTKLNLGKVNIVE